The Candidatus Desulfatibia profunda nucleotide sequence GTCTGCCAGAAGTGCCGGCTCTTTTGCGTCCGAATGGCGGAAAAAAATGATCCGAACGGCATTTTCGCCGGATGCCATTTCTACCCGAAGGCTGAATAGCACATGCTCTCCCTGGCCGGTCGGAACCCGAAAATGCCAGATTCCCCGGGAATTGTAGTCGAAACTGAATGAACGCAGGCAACCCTGAGTGATGTCCTGGGAATAGCCTTGATACACGAGCCAGGTCCGGCAGCGGGTCAACATGATCCAGCGGTCTTCAGGATATTCAGGGTGAAGATTGGCGGCCAGAATGGCATCGTAGCGGCTGTTCAGCGTTCCCCAGGCCACAGGAACCCGCAGCATGCCGCCGCGGCCGTTGGTACCGAGCAGGGACAAGGGTTTGCGCAGCAGTTCCGAGCGCCGGAATTGATGTGTTAGGACAGCGTTATCGGCCGGCGGCAGGAAAAGAAGCGGTGCCTGCAGGTGTTCACAGCCTTTGTGGGTGTAGACTGTCAGATCGAGCGTGCAGGTACAATCATGTGCCGGTACCGGCAATGGAGAAAAAAGGGCGAAAAAGGAACCGTCGGCCTGCCTGAGGCTTTCTTCATGGGCCTGCGTGCGGTTGTTGATTGTGAGACCGGCACGAAAAGAAACGTCGCTGCGCACCAGCAGAAAATACCCCGGCGGCACCATTACTTCGCGCTTTGCGTCCCGGGGCCAATGCCACACGATCACTCGAGATTCCGGGCTAACGGGATTCATCATCCGGCAATAGTCCACAGGATCCTTTGCCAGCGTCTGCGCCGCCTGATCCGGATCAAATTCCCCGAGTTCCCGAGTTCCCTGGCAATATCTGAAGACATCGAGTGCTTTGGCCCGCAGGCACTGTTTTTCAATCCGTTCCGGAAGGTTAAAGTTCAGCTCGGCTGTTCGGTTTAAACGATCCAGATCCTCCGAATCGGAGGTCAGACAGAGAACCTGTCCGGGATCCAACCAATAGGTGTGCCGATGGTCGGATGCATTTGTAACGATGTCGGCCCCGCTAAGCAGGTCCTTAAACACGTTGCCGTCCATTCCGGCCAGGCGGGAATCCCAGGACCCTAACGTCTGATTTTGATCATCGAGGTTCGCTACAATTAGAAGCTTTTTGCCGGAAGGCAGATGCAGACGCCGAAGGGCTATGTGATTTCCTCCACCGTCTTGGACCAATGTCAGGGCGACTTGATCGTGAAAGGCCGGATGGCATTTGAGCAGCTTGTTGAAGCGGTGAATTTCGTTTACCTGATTGGTGGTGGCTCCCCAGTTCAGGGAAGGTGATTCATGCACGTTGATCTTTTCGGTGGCAAACCACTCTACCCCGTTGGCAAATCCAAAGGCTCCCTGAAGCGAGCAGAGCGCGCACAGGGCGGTACGCATCTTGGCATAGGTCGTTGAGCGTGAAGCCAGCCGCAGGTTATCGTGGGTTTCGGCAAAATGAACCGTAATCCCATCGGCTTGAGAAATGGCGACGGCTTCGGGCAGATAGGCTTCAATCTGGCCGCGGTCGTAGTTTTGAAACAGTTCTGAATAGGCCCAGTTGAAATTGGCCTGATTCAGAATAGTCCGGGTCACGGATATCTTTCCGCCTAGACCTTCCAGCAGAAAAATCGTGTTCGGATATTCGCTGCGAACCGATGCCACGATGTATTTCCAGATCGGCACCGGAATCATGTAACCGGCATCGCAACGAAAGCCGTCCACGCCTCGGCGACACCAGGTGAGAAACACGTCCACCATATAGCGCCACAAATCCTTATGGCGGTAATCGAGCTTGGTCAAATCTTCCCAGCGAACCCCCCAGGCTCCGGGGACCTCAATACGGCCGTCCGAACCCCGAACCAGCCATTCGGGATACATTTCGTGTATTCCGGCAGCCCATCCCGTATGATTGATGGCAATA carries:
- a CDS encoding glycogen debranching enzyme N-terminal domain-containing protein; its protein translation is MDTAFSVIQDPAPGIHLLMFRGDTRTFTLTLSRAEKGSAWLRTNIGHAATAREEIFAEAERDESPLGRDWFDIPMKQVGDRHFEVTVPLCEVGHFEAKCFFLKAGKFTPVWPQGPNTAINVEPADTCCANIIYNAFVRQFGPNKAGGGTPDDSQKRCIQSLDNAGYTVIPKSGTFRDLIKELDFIIGELGCRIIQLLPINPTPTTYARMGRFGSPFAALSFTAVDPSLAQFDSRATPLEQFIELVDAVHERYAKVFIDIAINHTGWAAGIHEMYPEWLVRGSDGRIEVPGAWGVRWEDLTKLDYRHKDLWRYMVDVFLTWCRRGVDGFRCDAGYMIPVPIWKYIVASVRSEYPNTIFLLEGLGGKISVTRTILNQANFNWAYSELFQNYDRGQIEAYLPEAVAISQADGITVHFAETHDNLRLASRSTTYAKMRTALCALCSLQGAFGFANGVEWFATEKINVHESPSLNWGATTNQVNEIHRFNKLLKCHPAFHDQVALTLVQDGGGNHIALRRLHLPSGKKLLIVANLDDQNQTLGSWDSRLAGMDGNVFKDLLSGADIVTNASDHRHTYWLDPGQVLCLTSDSEDLDRLNRTAELNFNLPERIEKQCLRAKALDVFRYCQGTRELGEFDPDQAAQTLAKDPVDYCRMMNPVSPESRVIVWHWPRDAKREVMVPPGYFLLVRSDVSFRAGLTINNRTQAHEESLRQADGSFFALFSPLPVPAHDCTCTLDLTVYTHKGCEHLQAPLLFLPPADNAVLTHQFRRSELLRKPLSLLGTNGRGGMLRVPVAWGTLNSRYDAILAANLHPEYPEDRWIMLTRCRTWLVYQGYSQDITQGCLRSFSFDYNSRGIWHFRVPTGQGEHVLFSLRVEMASGENAVRIIFFRHSDAKEPALLADDKKIRLILRPDIEDRNLHDTTKAFRGPEHHWPASVAVHPDGFSFAPDPRRRLEVRISKGNFASEPEWQYMVYHPLEKERGLDPDSDLFSPGYFSTELSGSQHVELTAQVSKPGRQKFPAFKSIDPKKTLFGVDNTIAH